The Chryseolinea soli nucleotide sequence TGGATAGTTACGATCGCCTCTCCCATGCAAAGATCATCGTGATCGTAGGCCACAACGAATACTGGACCCGCCAGGGACGCTTGAACTTCGATAAGTTTGTCGACAACGGGGGCCACGCGCTCGTGCTGTCGGGCAACAACATGTGGTGGCAGGTGCGTTACTCCACCGACAAGACAGGTCTCATTTGTTATAAGAATCACAACAACGATCCCGAGACCGACGAGCTGCTGAAGACGATCGAGTGGACCAACCCATCCCTGCAATATTCTATCCTCTCCAGTCTCGGCGCCGACTTCCCGCACGGCGGCTACGGCATGAAGACCGACAACGGCTGGAACGGCTACAAGATCATCGCGCCCAATTCGCCTTTGTTGCAAGGCTTAAACCTGGCCAAGGGCGATGTTATTTCTTGTCCCACGTCGGAGTATGACGGCGCACCCATCACCGGCTTCGACGCCGATGGCTATCCTGTGCTGGACAAGGCCGCTCTCAATTTCGAGAAGGCCGAGATCGTCGGATTCGATAAAGGCTTCCGGGTGAACGAGACCATTTCTACATTCATCGTGAGCCAGAAAACAAAAACCTCGGGCATCATTGTGAATACCAGCTCCACCGATTGGTGCTCGGGCAGTGGCATGGGTGGAAGCTCGGGAGACAAGATCAAAGGCATTACGCAA carries:
- a CDS encoding N,N-dimethylformamidase beta subunit family domain-containing protein; amino-acid sequence: MPTNPCAPTISLGYTDKVSYAPDEEVTAYIQSSKVVDLCRLDIYDVKGAKAFSIASPLTIQEMNTDHPSTNGFGFNPTIKFPIPATVKSGMYFIENKVPFIVRTPEAIDLLIVYPSNTANAYEESGGKSLYSASDRPPMVSFLRPIALQPFSTVCLTWFSDMKNVKIGYAADADLDSYDRLSHAKIIVIVGHNEYWTRQGRLNFDKFVDNGGHALVLSGNNMWWQVRYSTDKTGLICYKNHNNDPETDELLKTIEWTNPSLQYSILSSLGADFPHGGYGMKTDNGWNGYKIIAPNSPLLQGLNLAKGDVISCPTSEYDGAPITGFDADGYPVLDKAALNFEKAEIVGFDKGFRVNETISTFIVSQKTKTSGIIVNTSSTDWCSGSGMGGSSGDKIKGITQNAIQKLLAGQTVFSN